One Brachyhypopomus gauderio isolate BG-103 unplaced genomic scaffold, BGAUD_0.2 sc244, whole genome shotgun sequence DNA window includes the following coding sequences:
- the LOC143504248 gene encoding uncharacterized protein LOC143504248, which yields MGGCGSSHTDREVSEILHAHPRIRYMKERYGPESLKQFHMWVKKCDFPEGGSFNMNRIAALKRSLIKEQYDGFKVNWEAFDLWEREAKRRDYRLQTQTKYEVQRELKNLQSVKCVADPDLDGCPRRPPTALTAPPNPTDVKPQEPVRQNKPPPARPISPVAMHTRSRDGQDTTAGPSQGRMVHVSEPPLSPLPETTNDQVMCPMVEVAGQDGPMLVMRTWTVADLQEVMKQFKLPGDIGGRKFAHELDMFCREFRPTSHELRRLLGLKLGVEVTKIQMDWSLKNIQLVNSEWSHEGNKPYRTMLHELCAAIRDAFPLVMDLTKIAICKQNDSETVQEYLYRLTQVHDAHCGMDKPDRMDNGPITPYEAHLRNAFINGLKPEISEKLKDTCITWETAKMEVIVQHAIHAERRWKTVSAWKQDKEPRQTQLSMVRVMRGDEKGNCAGGKSGKEQKRTKKVKNRRRDDDDNACYICGEDGHWSKECPQRQDKREKQGRQSHGGD from the coding sequence ATGGGCGGATGTGGTAGTAGTCATACTGACAGGGAGGTCAGTGAGATACTGCACGCACATCCTAGAATAAGGTACATGAAAGAACGGTATGGGCCCGAAAgtttaaaacaatttcacatgTGGGTAAAGAAATGTGATTTCCCAGAGGGAGGGAGTTTTAACATGAACCGAATTGCAGCATTAAAACGAAGTCTGATAAAAGAACAATATGATGGGTTCAAGGTAAACTGGGAAGCTTTTGACTTGTGGGAGAGGGAGGCGAAACGGCGGGATTATAGATTGCAAACACAAACTAAATATGAAGTTCAACGGGAACTTAAGAATCTCCAGTCTGTTAAGTGTGTTGCAGATCCAGACCTGGACGGATGTCCCAGGCGACCCCCAACCGCCCTGAcggccccacccaaccccaccgacGTCAAGCCCCAGGAACCAGTCAGACAAAACAAGCCTCCTCCAGCACGTCCAATCAGCCCAGTGGCTATGCACACAAGATCGCGAGACGGGCAAGACACAACTGCCGGACCAAGCCAAGGACGGATGGTCCACGTCAGCGAGCCGCCCCTGTCCCCTCTTCCGGAAACAACCAATGATCAGGtgatgtgcccaatggtagagGTGGCTGGTCAGGATGGGCCTATGCTTGTTATGAGAACATGGACTGTTGCAGATTTACAGGAAGTGATGAAGCAGTTCAAGCTCCCTGGTGACATTGGGGGGCGTAAGTTTGCACATGAACTGGACATGTTTTGCCGTGAGTTCAGGCCGACGTCACATGAGCTGCGACGACTCCTGGGCCTGAAACTGGGAGTAGAGGTTACAAAGATCCAGATGGACTGGTCACTCAAGAACATTCAGTTGGTCAACAGTGAGTGGTCACATGAAGGTAACAAACCGTATCGGACAATGTTACATGAACTATGTGCAGCAATACGGGATGCCTTTCCCCTTGTTATGGATTTAACCAAAATAGCtatttgtaaacaaaatgaCTCAGAGACTGTGCAGGAGTACCTGTATCGACTCACCCAGGTGCATGATGCTCACTGCGGCATGGACAAGCCCGACAGGATGGACAACGGGCCAATCACACCCTATGAAGCTCATTTGCGGAATGCTTTCATCAATGGACTGAAGCCGGAGATTTCCGAGAAGCTCAAGGACACTTGCATCACGTGGGAGACAGCCAAGATGGAAGTGATTGTGCAACATGCTATCCACGCGGAAAGGCGATGGAAGACGGTGAGTGCCTGGAAGCAAGACAAAGAACCGCGGCAAACACAACTTTCCATGGTTCGAGTGATGAGGGGCGATGAAAAAGGTAACTGTGCAGGAGGCAAAAGCGGGAAGGAGCAGAAGAGGACTAAAAAGGTGAAGAACCGCAGGAGAGATGATGACGACAACGCTTGTTACATCTGTGGAGAAGACGGACACTGGTCAAAGGAGTGTCCACAAAGACAGGATAAGCGGGAAAAGCAAGGTCGGCAAAGTCATGGTGGGGACTGA